The genomic region AAAAGAAAGGTTGGGAATCAGAGAATGAATCCAGGCACTTATTGTATTGGAAACATCTAAATGGACAACAAAATCGTCAAAATCACAGACTCAGAACTTGCCTTTGAAAAGGCCAAGGCAGAAATCCAGAAGATCCACAGCTTTGAGAAGGCCAAAGAGTACCATGACAAGGCCGAAGCACTCCTCAGCTTTTACAAGCGTCAGCACAAAGAGCGACATGACGTGCAGAACAAGATTGCTGAACTCAAAATCCTGGCCGCGCACAGGGCCGGAAAGATTCTGAAGGAGATGAAGGAGCGGGGAGAAAGGCATCCTGGCACTAAAGGACAATTAAGAGGGAAGGGCACTCTGGAGTTTCCCAGGGAAACCCCAGGACTTAAAGACCTGGCCATATCCAAAAAGCAAGCTCACGTCTGGCAAAAGATCGCTGAGCTCAAAGAAGACGAGATCGAGGAGTACAAGAGCCAGGTTGCCGCCGGAAAAGAAGATACAAAAGAGCTGACAGAGGCCGGAGTCTATCGGTATGTGGTTCAGAAAGAAAAAGAGAAAAAAAGGCAAGAGAAGGAGGAAAGAAAAAAAGCTGTCCCGAATAGAGCCGAAAGTTATCAATTGATCCATGGTGACGTAGCTGAAGTCGGAGCTCAAATCAAAGACAACTCTCTGGACTGGATCATAACCGATCCG from Deltaproteobacteria bacterium harbors:
- a CDS encoding site-specific DNA-methyltransferase, which translates into the protein MDNKIVKITDSELAFEKAKAEIQKIHSFEKAKEYHDKAEALLSFYKRQHKERHDVQNKIAELKILAAHRAGKILKEMKERGERHPGTKGQLRGKGTLEFPRETPGLKDLAISKKQAHVWQKIAELKEDEIEEYKSQVAAGKEDTKELTEAGVYRYVVQKEKEKKRQEKEERKKAVPNRAESYQLIHGDVAEVGAQIKDNSLDWIITDPPYPKEYLPLIKTLAAFSLRTLKPGGSLLCMIGQSYLPEVIRILSEHLTYQWCCAYMTLGAHTQVWQRKVMTGWKPLLWFVKGIYKGDWIHDVLKSLAREKDYHKWGQSETGMADIIDQFTYPEESICDPFLGGGTTGIIAVKMNRYFIGIDKDKKAIETTKKRLEEILE